In Fundulus heteroclitus isolate FHET01 chromosome 17, MU-UCD_Fhet_4.1, whole genome shotgun sequence, the following are encoded in one genomic region:
- the LOC118566578 gene encoding histone H2B 1/2 — MPEPAKSAPKKGSKKAVTKTAGKGGKKKRKTRKESYAIYVYKVLKQVHPDTGISSKAMSIMNSFVNDIFERIASEASRLAHYNKRSTITSREIQTAVRLLLPGELAKHAVSEGTKAVTKYTSSK; from the coding sequence ATGCCTGAACCCGCCAAGTCTGCGCCCAAGAAGGGCTCGAAGAAAGCCGTGACCAAGACGGCCGGCAAAGGAggcaagaagaagagaaagaccAGGAAGGAGAGCTACGCCATCTACGTGTACAAGGTGCTGAAGCAGGTGCACCCCGACACGGGCATCTCGTCCAAGGCCATGAGCATCATGAACTCGTTCGTCAACGACATCTTCGAGCGCATCGCGTCCGAGGCTTCCCGCCTGGCTCACTACAACAAGCGCTCCACCATCACCTCCAGGGAGATCCAGACCGCCGTGCGCCTCCTGCTGCCCGGTGAGCTGGCCAAGCACGCCGTGTCTGAGGGCACCAAGGCCGTCACCAAGTACACCAGCTCCAAGTAA
- the LOC105918353 gene encoding histone H3 translates to MARTKQTARKSTGGKAPRKQLATKAARKSAPATGGVKKPHRYRPGTVALREIRRYQKSTELLIRKLPFQRLVREIAQDFKTDLRFQSSAVMALQEASEAYLVGLFEDTNLCAIHAKRRTMSGRGKGGKGLGKGGAKRHRKVLRDNIQGITKPAIRRLARRGGVKRISGLIYEETRGVLKVFLENVIRDAVTYTEHAKRKTVTAMDVVYALKRQGRTLYGFGG, encoded by the exons ATGGCCAGAACCAAGCAGACCGCTCGTAAATCCACCGGAGGAAAGGCTCCCAGGAAGCAGCTGGCTACCAAGGCTGCCCGTAAGAGCGCCCCGGCTACCGGTGGAGTGAAGAAGCCTCACCGCTACAGGCCCGGTACCGTGGCTCTGAGAGAGATCCGCCGCTACCAGAAGTCTACGGAGCTGCTGATCCGCAAGCTGCCCTTCCAGCGTCTGGTGAGGGAGATCGCTCAGGACTTCAAGACGGACCTGCGCTTCCAGAGCTCTGCCGTGATGGCTCTGCAGGAGGCCAGCGAGGCCTACCTGGTGGGTCTGTTCGAGGACACCAACCTGTGCGCCATCCACGCCAAGAGG AGAACAATGAGTGGACGCGGCAAAGGAGGTAAAGGACTCGGGAAAGGAGGCGCCAAGCGGCACCGTAAAGTCCTCCGTGATAACATCCAGGGAATCACCAAGCCCGCTATCCGCCGCCTGGCTCGCCGCGGTGGAGTCAAGCGTATCTCGGGCCTCATCTACGAGGAGACCCGCGGTGTGCTGAAGGTCTTCCTGGAGAACGTGATCCGGGACGCCGTCACCTACACCGAGCACGCCAAGAGGAAGACGGTCACCGCCATGGATGTGGTGTACGCTCTCAAGAGGCAGGGCCGCACTCTCTACGGCTTCGGAGgctaa
- the LOC105918352 gene encoding histone H2A encodes MSGRGKTGGKARAKAKTRSSRAGLQFPVGRVHRLLRKGNYAERVGAGAPVYLAAVLEYLTAEILELAGNAARDNKKTRIIPRHLQLAVRNDEELNKLLGGVTIAQGGVLPNIQAVLLPKKTEKPAKAK; translated from the coding sequence ATGTCTGGACGCGGAAAGACCGGAGGCAAGGCTAGAGCCAAGGCCAAGACTCGCTCTTCCAGAGCAGGTCTGCAGTTCCCCGTGGGCCGTGTCCACAGGCTGCTGAGGAAAGGCAACTACGCTGAACGAGTGGGTGCCGGAGCCCCGGTGTACCTGGCCGCCGTGCTGGAGTACCTGACGGCTGAGATCCTGGAGCTGGCTGGCAACGCTGCCCGCGACAACAAGAAGACCAGGATCATCCCCCGTCACCTGCAGCTGGCTGTGCGCAACGACGAGGAGCTCAACAAGCTGCTTGGAGGAGTCACCATCGCTCAGGGAGGCGTTCTGCCCAACATCCAGGCTGTGCTGCTGCCCAAGAAGACCGAGAAGCCCGCCAAGGCCAAGTAA